The following are encoded together in the Pseudomonas maumuensis genome:
- the yedA gene encoding drug/metabolite exporter YedA, whose translation MSTARRFPLLLIGAFLALYLVWGSTYLFIRIGVESWPPMLMAGVRFVIAGSLLYGFLRWRGAPAPTWPQWRAAGAIGFLLLSCGNGGVTLAEHAGVASGVAALAVATVPLFTLVFGLFFGHRNSRLEWAGIVLGLVGIGMLNLGSNLQASPMGAALILFAAAAWAFGSVWSKSLPLPQGAMASAAEMLVGGAALLIGSAVSGERLTEMPTAAGWGALAYLVFFGSILAFSSYMYLLKHVRPAAATSYAYVNPAVAVLLGIVFAGEQIGAEECVAMAVIIGAVVLIGLPQWRRAPQQPVPLKGEMCK comes from the coding sequence ATGTCCACCGCCCGCCGCTTCCCGCTGTTGCTCATCGGAGCCTTCCTTGCCTTGTACCTGGTGTGGGGCTCGACCTACCTGTTCATTCGTATCGGCGTGGAGTCCTGGCCGCCGATGCTGATGGCTGGGGTGCGTTTCGTGATTGCCGGCAGCCTGCTGTATGGCTTCCTGCGCTGGCGCGGCGCGCCGGCGCCGACCTGGCCGCAGTGGCGCGCGGCCGGCGCCATCGGCTTTCTCCTGCTCAGTTGCGGCAACGGTGGCGTGACCCTGGCCGAACACGCCGGGGTCGCTTCGGGCGTGGCGGCGCTGGCGGTAGCCACGGTGCCGCTGTTCACCCTGGTGTTCGGGCTGTTCTTCGGCCATCGCAACTCGCGCCTGGAATGGGCGGGGATCGTCCTCGGGCTGGTCGGCATCGGTATGCTCAACCTGGGCTCGAACCTGCAGGCCAGCCCCATGGGCGCGGCGCTGATCCTGTTCGCTGCGGCGGCCTGGGCCTTCGGCTCGGTGTGGAGCAAGAGCCTGCCGCTGCCCCAGGGCGCCATGGCCAGTGCCGCGGAAATGCTGGTGGGCGGCGCCGCGTTGCTGATCGGCAGCGCCGTGAGCGGCGAGCGCCTGACCGAGATGCCCACGGCCGCCGGTTGGGGTGCGCTGGCCTACCTGGTGTTCTTCGGTTCGATCCTGGCGTTCAGTTCCTACATGTACCTGCTCAAGCACGTGCGCCCGGCGGCCGCCACCAGCTACGCCTACGTCAACCCGGCGGTGGCGGTGCTGTTGGGGATCGTCTTCGCCGGCGAGCAGATCGGCGCCGAAGAGTGCGTGGCCATGGCGGTGATCATTGGCGCGGTGGTGCTGATCGGCCTGCCGCAATGGCGTAGGGCGCCACAGCAGCCGGTGCCGTTGAAAGGCGAAATGTGCAAGTAG
- a CDS encoding NYN domain-containing protein, translating into MKKIALFADVQNLYYTVRQGHGCHFNYAALWADVSREGQIVEAVAYAIDRGDSKQQQFQQILRNLGFEVRLKPFIQRADGSAKGDWDVGITLDVIEAAARVDQVVLASGDGDFDLLLERAMQRHGVETVVYGVPGLTALSVIRAASRYVPIEGRLLLRH; encoded by the coding sequence GTGAAGAAAATCGCGCTGTTCGCCGATGTACAGAACCTCTACTACACGGTTCGCCAAGGCCATGGCTGCCATTTCAACTACGCCGCGCTGTGGGCCGACGTCAGCCGCGAGGGCCAGATCGTCGAAGCGGTGGCCTATGCCATCGACCGCGGCGACAGCAAGCAGCAGCAGTTCCAGCAGATCCTGCGCAACCTCGGTTTCGAGGTGCGCCTCAAGCCGTTCATCCAACGTGCCGACGGTTCGGCCAAGGGTGACTGGGACGTGGGCATCACCCTCGATGTGATCGAGGCAGCAGCGCGGGTCGACCAGGTAGTGCTGGCCTCCGGCGACGGTGATTTCGACCTGTTGCTGGAGCGGGCAATGCAACGCCATGGCGTGGAAACCGTCGTGTACGGCGTGCCGGGGTTGACTGCGTTGTCGGTAATCCGCGCCGCAAGCCGCTACGTGCCGATCGAGGGCAGGCTGCTGCTGCGTCACTGA
- a CDS encoding DEAD/DEAH box helicase has product MNFAQLGLIEPLLRTLQTLDYTTPTPVQAKAIPAVLAGRDLMAAAQTGTGKTAGFALPVLQRLALEGEKVASNSIRALVLVPTRELAEQVHNNVREYAENLPLSTYAVYGGVSINPQMMRLRRGVDLLVATPGRLLDLFRQNAVKFNQVQTLVLDEADRMLDLGFAEELQSVYAALPRKRQTLLFSATFSEQIRLLAGLALNDPLSIEVSPRNAAASTVKQWLVPVDKKRKADLFIHLMRKQRWKQVLVFAKTRNGVDQLVERLLAEGVNADGIHGDRPQATRQRALDSFKAREIQVLVATDVAARGLDIDDLPLVVNLDLPIVAEDYVHRIGRTGRAGNKGEAISLVCADEVQLLATIETLIRQVLPRHEEPDFIPDHRVPVTDASGQVLKKPKKPKKPKENSAKRGLGRWMDSEGAGASAPAVKAVRKVPAFGGKPRKPKP; this is encoded by the coding sequence ATGAATTTCGCCCAACTCGGCCTGATCGAACCGCTGCTGCGCACCCTGCAGACGCTGGACTACACCACGCCCACCCCGGTCCAGGCCAAGGCCATCCCCGCCGTGCTCGCTGGCCGTGACCTGATGGCCGCCGCCCAGACCGGCACCGGCAAGACCGCCGGTTTCGCCCTGCCGGTGCTGCAGCGCCTGGCCCTGGAAGGAGAGAAGGTCGCCAGCAACTCGATCCGTGCGCTGGTGTTGGTGCCGACCCGCGAGCTGGCCGAGCAGGTGCATAACAACGTGCGCGAGTACGCCGAGAATCTGCCGCTGAGCACCTACGCGGTGTACGGCGGGGTCAGCATCAACCCGCAGATGATGCGCCTGCGTCGTGGCGTCGACCTGCTGGTGGCGACCCCAGGCCGCCTGCTCGACCTCTTCCGCCAGAACGCGGTGAAGTTCAACCAAGTGCAGACCCTGGTGCTCGACGAAGCCGACCGCATGCTCGACCTGGGTTTTGCCGAAGAATTGCAATCGGTGTACGCGGCGTTGCCGCGCAAGCGCCAGACACTGCTGTTCTCCGCCACCTTCTCCGAGCAGATTCGCCTGCTCGCGGGCCTGGCGCTGAACGACCCGCTGAGCATCGAAGTGAGCCCGCGCAACGCCGCCGCGAGCACGGTCAAGCAGTGGCTGGTGCCTGTGGATAAAAAGCGCAAGGCCGACCTGTTCATCCACCTGATGCGCAAGCAACGCTGGAAGCAGGTGCTGGTGTTCGCCAAGACTCGCAACGGCGTCGATCAACTGGTCGAGCGCCTGTTGGCCGAGGGCGTGAATGCCGACGGCATCCACGGCGACCGTCCGCAGGCCACCCGCCAGCGTGCCCTGGACAGCTTCAAGGCCCGTGAGATTCAGGTACTGGTGGCCACCGACGTGGCCGCTCGCGGCCTGGACATCGACGACTTGCCACTGGTGGTCAACCTCGACCTGCCAATCGTCGCCGAAGACTATGTGCACCGCATCGGCCGTACCGGCCGCGCAGGGAACAAGGGCGAGGCGATTTCGCTGGTGTGTGCCGACGAGGTGCAATTGCTGGCCACGATCGAGACCCTGATCCGCCAGGTGTTGCCACGGCATGAGGAGCCGGATTTCATCCCCGATCACCGGGTGCCGGTGACCGATGCCAGTGGCCAGGTACTGAAGAAACCGAAGAAGCCCAAGAAGCCCAAGGAGAACAGCGCCAAGCGTGGCTTGGGGCGTTGGATGGACAGCGAGGGCGCGGGGGCTTCGGCGCCGGCGGTCAAGGCGGTACGCAAGGTGCCGGCGTTCGGTGGCAAGCCGCGCAAGCCCAAGCCTTGA
- a CDS encoding GNAT family N-acetyltransferase yields the protein MTPILELESPRLVLRQWQDDDLGEFAALCADPQVMRYFPAPMTRVEAAALIGRVRGHFNEYGFGLWALERKDSGAFIGMTGLLNVNFDAPFGPAVEIGWRLARRHWGLGFASEAAWACLRCAFAQLHLDEVVSFTAEGNLPSQKVMQAIGMVEDLAGSFEHPRLAPGDLLRPHVLYRIDRARWQQNLRG from the coding sequence ATGACCCCCATCCTTGAACTGGAAAGCCCGCGCCTGGTGCTGCGCCAATGGCAGGACGACGACCTGGGCGAGTTCGCCGCCCTGTGCGCCGACCCCCAGGTGATGCGTTACTTTCCCGCACCGATGACCCGGGTCGAGGCGGCCGCGCTGATCGGTCGGGTGCGCGGTCATTTCAACGAATACGGTTTCGGCCTCTGGGCTCTGGAGCGCAAGGACAGCGGTGCCTTCATCGGCATGACCGGCCTGCTCAACGTCAATTTCGACGCGCCCTTCGGCCCGGCGGTGGAAATCGGCTGGCGCCTGGCCCGTCGGCACTGGGGGCTGGGCTTCGCCAGCGAGGCGGCCTGGGCCTGCCTGCGCTGTGCCTTCGCCCAGCTGCATCTGGACGAGGTGGTGTCGTTCACCGCCGAGGGCAACTTGCCGTCGCAGAAAGTGATGCAGGCCATCGGCATGGTCGAGGACCTGGCGGGCAGCTTCGAGCACCCGCGCCTGGCGCCGGGTGACTTGCTGCGCCCTCATGTGCTCTACCGCATCGACCGCGCCCGCTGGCAACAGAACCTGCGCGGCTGA
- a CDS encoding histidine phosphatase family protein, which yields MHPSNTLHNPALLARPKRRRSRITLGAAIGLLLAMAGASTWLATRTHIVNLGNEQQLSDSGLLQDWKDGAVIVMIRHAERCDSAPGPCLDDATGITVAGSQAAQRVGQGLRQLGLTGADLLSSPKLRTRQTAHFILGQAVASEDWLERCDRPFPTEAMARKRPGHNLVLVTHNGCIDHFARQQQVPGGERESGYASALFVSVDGSGKARILGRMNAPDWQRVLASSGR from the coding sequence ATGCACCCCAGCAACACCCTGCACAACCCGGCCCTGCTGGCCCGTCCCAAGCGCCGCCGTTCACGCATCACGCTCGGCGCCGCCATCGGCCTGCTCCTGGCAATGGCCGGGGCCAGCACCTGGCTAGCGACGAGGACGCACATCGTGAACCTTGGCAACGAGCAACAATTGAGCGACAGCGGCCTGTTGCAGGACTGGAAGGACGGCGCGGTGATCGTGATGATCCGTCATGCCGAGCGCTGCGACAGCGCCCCAGGCCCTTGCCTCGACGATGCGACCGGTATCACCGTGGCCGGCAGCCAGGCGGCGCAGCGGGTCGGCCAGGGCCTGCGGCAACTGGGGCTGACCGGTGCCGATCTGCTCAGCAGCCCAAAGCTGCGTACCCGCCAGACCGCGCATTTCATCCTTGGCCAGGCCGTGGCCAGCGAAGACTGGCTGGAGCGCTGCGACCGTCCGTTCCCCACCGAGGCCATGGCCCGCAAGCGGCCCGGGCACAACCTGGTGCTGGTGACCCACAACGGTTGCATCGACCACTTCGCGCGCCAGCAGCAGGTGCCGGGCGGCGAGCGTGAGAGCGGCTACGCCAGTGCGCTGTTCGTGTCGGTGGATGGCAGTGGCAAGGCGCGGATCCTCGGGCGAATGAATGCGCCGGACTGGCAAAGAGTGTTGGCGTCCAGCGGTCGATGA
- a CDS encoding Lrp/AsnC family transcriptional regulator, translating to MDKYDRMLLAALLENGRATYAQLARQVNLSAPAVAERVAKLEASGVISGYTAKVDLEKIGLPIQCVMELRLASHGNQQAYEALEKIPELTECHRVTGDPCVIMQAAVTSMGELEALINRVSQLGFTKTSIILSSAVARRVPLGHLGGNGKKT from the coding sequence ATGGACAAGTACGATCGGATGCTTCTTGCCGCGCTGCTGGAAAACGGCCGGGCCACCTACGCGCAGCTGGCGCGCCAGGTCAATCTCTCCGCCCCGGCGGTGGCCGAGCGGGTGGCCAAGCTGGAGGCCAGCGGTGTTATCAGCGGCTACACGGCCAAGGTCGACCTGGAAAAAATCGGCCTGCCGATCCAGTGCGTGATGGAACTGCGCCTGGCCAGCCATGGCAACCAGCAGGCCTACGAGGCCTTGGAGAAGATCCCTGAACTCACCGAGTGCCACCGGGTGACCGGTGACCCCTGCGTGATCATGCAAGCGGCCGTCACGTCCATGGGCGAGTTGGAGGCGCTGATCAACCGCGTGTCGCAGCTGGGCTTCACCAAGACCTCGATCATCCTGTCTAGCGCGGTGGCACGAAGGGTGCCGCTGGGGCATCTGGGGGGCAACGGCAAAAAAACCTGA
- a CDS encoding YciC family protein: MNPLSVLRDSLYFFRRHLTSILQLCLPLVVLEALGTQLLYNHLGEQASPAYGMLVSLLFYPLYSAALILYLDTRSNGQDTAKRDLFARALQLWPMLALLIVISSLLIMAGLALLIFPGVWIMVNLVFAEYLLVLRGLPVIEAMRTSARMTTGHFLRIMVCMLSVLAPLWLIDGLLLQLFPEPQAGVQLALDSLSGFLQLFSTVVLYRLFMLLESEAGAAN; the protein is encoded by the coding sequence ATGAATCCGTTGAGCGTTCTGCGCGACTCCCTGTACTTCTTCCGCCGTCACCTGACGAGCATCCTCCAGCTGTGCCTGCCGTTGGTGGTACTCGAGGCCCTCGGCACCCAGCTGCTCTACAACCACTTGGGCGAACAGGCCTCGCCGGCCTACGGCATGCTGGTCAGCCTGCTGTTCTACCCGCTGTACAGCGCCGCGCTGATCCTCTACCTCGACACCCGCAGCAATGGCCAGGACACCGCCAAGCGCGACCTGTTCGCCCGCGCCCTGCAGCTATGGCCGATGCTGGCCCTACTGATCGTGATCAGCTCGCTGCTGATCATGGCCGGCCTGGCGCTGCTCATCTTCCCCGGCGTGTGGATCATGGTGAACCTGGTGTTCGCCGAGTACCTGCTGGTGCTGCGCGGCCTGCCGGTGATCGAGGCGATGCGCACCAGCGCGCGCATGACCACCGGGCACTTCCTGCGCATCATGGTCTGCATGCTCTCGGTGCTGGCGCCGCTGTGGCTGATCGATGGCCTGCTGCTGCAGCTGTTCCCCGAGCCGCAGGCCGGCGTGCAACTGGCGCTGGACAGCCTCAGCGGCTTCCTGCAACTGTTCAGCACCGTGGTGCTGTACAGGTTGTTCATGCTGCTGGAGAGTGAGGCGGGCGCAGCCAACTGA
- the hrpB gene encoding ATP-dependent helicase HrpB yields MISLPIDAVLSDLRQALAERDEAVLEAPPGAGKTTRVPLALLDEPWLAGQTILMLEPRRLAARAAAERLASELGEKVGETVGYRIRLDSKVGPDTRIEVVTEGILTRRLQSDPALDGVGLVIFDEFHERSLDADLALALSLNGRALLRDEPPLKILLMSATLEGERLSRLLDDAPIISSQGRMHPVDIRWSRPFQPGELVEPRVVDCVLQALADEQGSVLVFLPGQAEIRRVHQALQETLAERPGILLCPLHGELDLGAQRAAIEPAPMGQRKVVLATNIAETSLTIDGVRVVIDAGLARVPRFDPGSGMTRLDTQRISRASATQRAGRAGRLEPGVCYRLWSEAQHDQLAAHGSAEILQADLAGLALQLARWGVPPEQLSWLDQPPAAAFAQAQDLLARLGAFKPGCRDNLSAHGQAMAELPAHPRIAHLLLRGQDLGLADLACDVAALLGERDILRGGGADLHSRLALLSGESRASRGGQGGVQRARQLARQYRGQLRGKSRSPVADPDHPRWLGAVLALAYPDRVAQQRREGGAEYRLANGRAALFAEADVLMKSPWLVIADLGSRQGQREERIYLAAEFDPALFDGVLAEQVEQLDLLDWDEREQVLRAERQRKVGELVLSREPLPGLDDEARAKALLGLVRRKGLNLLTWTPELRQWQARVALLRQLDLEKDGHSEWPDLGDDALLASLEDWLQPYLGKVSRLSHFSSLDLSSILRNLLPWPLPQRLDELAPSHLAVPSGSSIRLDYSEHPPILAVRLQELFGLADTPRIANGRQQVKLHLLSPARRPVQVTQDLANFWRTTYAEVKKDLKGRYPKHYWPDDPLVAEATARAKPRKA; encoded by the coding sequence ATGATTTCATTACCGATCGATGCCGTACTGTCCGACCTGCGCCAAGCCCTGGCCGAACGTGACGAAGCGGTGCTAGAGGCGCCGCCCGGCGCCGGCAAGACCACCCGTGTACCGCTGGCGCTGCTCGACGAGCCCTGGCTGGCCGGGCAGACCATCCTCATGCTCGAGCCGCGGCGCCTGGCCGCCCGCGCAGCCGCCGAACGCCTGGCCAGCGAGCTGGGCGAGAAGGTCGGCGAAACCGTGGGCTATCGCATCCGCCTCGACAGTAAGGTCGGCCCGGACACGCGCATCGAAGTGGTCACCGAAGGCATCCTCACCCGCCGCCTGCAAAGCGATCCTGCGCTTGACGGCGTGGGCCTGGTGATCTTCGACGAGTTCCACGAGCGCAGCCTGGATGCCGACCTGGCCCTGGCACTGAGCCTCAACGGTCGGGCACTGCTGCGTGACGAACCGCCGCTGAAGATCTTGCTGATGTCGGCGACCTTGGAGGGCGAGCGCCTGTCGCGCTTGCTCGACGATGCACCGATCATCAGCAGCCAGGGGCGCATGCATCCGGTGGATATCCGCTGGAGCCGGCCGTTCCAGCCAGGCGAGCTCGTCGAGCCGCGGGTGGTCGATTGCGTGTTGCAGGCGCTGGCGGACGAACAGGGTAGCGTGCTGGTGTTCCTCCCCGGCCAGGCGGAGATCCGTCGCGTTCATCAGGCGTTGCAGGAAACCTTGGCCGAGCGCCCCGGCATCCTGCTCTGCCCGTTGCACGGTGAACTCGACCTCGGCGCCCAGCGCGCCGCCATCGAGCCGGCGCCCATGGGCCAGCGCAAGGTGGTGCTGGCCACCAACATTGCCGAAACCAGCCTGACCATCGACGGTGTGCGCGTGGTGATCGACGCAGGTCTGGCGCGGGTGCCGCGCTTCGATCCCGGCAGCGGCATGACCCGCCTGGACACCCAGCGCATCTCCCGGGCCAGCGCCACCCAGCGCGCCGGTCGTGCCGGGCGCCTCGAGCCCGGCGTGTGCTATCGGCTGTGGTCCGAGGCGCAGCATGACCAGCTGGCGGCCCACGGCAGCGCCGAAATCCTCCAGGCCGACCTGGCCGGGCTGGCCCTGCAACTGGCGCGCTGGGGCGTGCCACCGGAGCAACTTAGCTGGCTCGACCAACCGCCAGCGGCCGCCTTTGCGCAAGCTCAGGACTTGCTGGCCCGCCTCGGCGCCTTCAAGCCGGGTTGCCGCGACAATCTGAGCGCCCATGGCCAGGCCATGGCCGAGCTGCCTGCGCATCCACGCATCGCCCATTTGCTGCTGCGTGGTCAGGATCTCGGGTTGGCCGACCTGGCGTGCGATGTCGCAGCGTTGCTGGGCGAGCGCGACATCCTGCGCGGCGGCGGTGCCGACCTGCACAGCCGGCTGGCTTTGCTCAGCGGTGAGAGCCGGGCCTCGCGAGGCGGGCAGGGCGGCGTGCAGCGCGCCCGGCAACTGGCTCGTCAGTACCGTGGTCAGTTGCGTGGCAAATCGCGCAGTCCGGTTGCCGACCCCGACCATCCACGCTGGCTGGGCGCGGTGCTGGCGCTGGCTTATCCCGACCGGGTGGCGCAACAACGTCGCGAAGGTGGCGCCGAGTATCGCCTGGCCAATGGCCGGGCGGCGCTGTTCGCCGAAGCCGACGTGCTGATGAAAAGCCCGTGGCTGGTGATTGCCGACCTGGGCAGCCGTCAGGGGCAGCGTGAAGAGCGCATCTATCTGGCCGCCGAGTTCGACCCGGCACTGTTCGACGGAGTGCTGGCCGAGCAGGTCGAGCAACTCGACCTGCTCGACTGGGACGAACGCGAGCAGGTGTTGCGCGCCGAGCGCCAGCGCAAGGTCGGCGAGCTGGTGCTCAGCCGCGAGCCGTTGCCGGGGCTGGACGACGAGGCGCGGGCCAAGGCGTTGCTCGGCCTGGTTCGGCGCAAAGGCCTGAACCTGCTGACCTGGACCCCGGAACTGCGCCAGTGGCAGGCCCGCGTCGCGCTGCTGCGTCAGTTGGATCTGGAAAAGGACGGCCACAGCGAGTGGCCCGATCTGGGTGACGATGCCTTGTTGGCCAGCCTGGAAGACTGGCTGCAACCCTACCTCGGCAAGGTATCGCGGCTGAGCCATTTCTCCAGCCTGGATCTGTCCTCGATCTTGCGCAACCTGCTGCCCTGGCCGCTGCCCCAGCGCCTGGACGAGCTCGCACCGTCGCACTTGGCCGTGCCTTCGGGCTCAAGCATCCGCCTGGATTACAGCGAGCATCCGCCGATCCTTGCCGTGCGCCTGCAGGAATTGTTCGGCCTGGCCGACACCCCGCGCATCGCCAATGGGCGACAGCAGGTCAAGCTGCACCTGCTGTCGCCAGCGCGTCGACCGGTGCAGGTGACCCAGGACCTGGCCAACTTCTGGCGGACCACCTACGCCGAGGTCAAGAAGGACCTGAAAGGGCGTTATCCCAAGCACTATTGGCCGGACGATCCGCTGGTAGCGGAAGCCACGGCAAGGGCCAAGCCGAGGAAAGCCTGA
- a CDS encoding TIGR03862 family flavoprotein, whose translation MNDPRPASRPLVAVIGGGPAGLMAAEALARRGMAVEVFDAMPSVGRKFLLAGVGGMNITHSEPYPAFVGRYGTRHREIDTLLHDFDADALRQWIHGLGIETFVGTSGRVFPRDMKAAPLLRAWLKRLREAGVIIHTRHRWLGCTDEGALRIGYPQGERQVQADAVVLALGGGSWARLGSDGAWVPLLAERGVDITALQPSNCGFEVEGWSTLLKDKFAGAPLKNIALSVPGAAPRKGEFILTAQGVEGSLVYAWSAALREAINRDGRATLLLDLLPDRPVDKIAQALAKPRGSRSMAKHLHGQLGIDGVKAALLRELTDQATFADPACLAAAIKALPIVLVRTRPLDEAISSAGGVRFEGLDEGLMVRNLPGVFCAGEMLDWEAPTGGYLLTACFASGLRAGNAAADWLTRLT comes from the coding sequence ATGAACGATCCTCGCCCCGCCTCCCGCCCCCTTGTCGCCGTGATCGGTGGCGGCCCCGCCGGCCTGATGGCTGCCGAAGCCCTGGCTCGGCGCGGGATGGCGGTCGAAGTGTTCGACGCCATGCCCTCGGTGGGCCGCAAGTTCCTGCTGGCCGGCGTCGGCGGCATGAACATCACCCATTCCGAGCCCTACCCCGCCTTCGTCGGCCGCTATGGCACGCGCCACCGTGAGATCGATACCCTGCTGCACGACTTTGACGCAGACGCACTGCGCCAGTGGATTCACGGCCTGGGTATCGAAACTTTCGTCGGCACCTCGGGCCGGGTGTTCCCCCGCGATATGAAGGCAGCGCCGCTGCTGCGTGCCTGGCTCAAGCGCCTGCGTGAGGCAGGGGTGATTATCCACACGCGCCACCGTTGGCTGGGCTGTACCGACGAGGGTGCCTTGCGGATCGGTTATCCACAGGGCGAGCGGCAGGTGCAGGCAGACGCCGTGGTACTGGCCCTGGGTGGCGGTAGCTGGGCGCGCCTGGGTTCGGACGGCGCCTGGGTGCCGCTGCTGGCTGAACGGGGTGTGGATATCACAGCGCTGCAACCGAGCAACTGCGGCTTCGAAGTCGAAGGCTGGAGCACGCTGCTCAAGGACAAGTTCGCCGGTGCCCCGCTGAAGAACATCGCCTTGAGCGTCCCCGGCGCCGCGCCGCGCAAGGGCGAGTTCATCCTCACCGCTCAGGGAGTGGAAGGCAGCCTGGTGTATGCCTGGTCGGCGGCGCTGCGCGAGGCGATCAACCGCGACGGTCGAGCAACCCTGCTGCTGGACCTGCTGCCGGACCGGCCTGTGGACAAGATTGCCCAGGCCCTGGCCAAGCCGCGGGGATCGCGCTCGATGGCCAAGCATCTGCACGGTCAGCTGGGCATCGACGGGGTGAAAGCGGCGTTGCTGCGCGAACTGACCGACCAGGCGACCTTTGCCGACCCCGCGTGCCTGGCGGCGGCGATCAAGGCGCTGCCGATCGTGCTGGTGCGGACCCGGCCGCTGGACGAGGCGATCAGCAGTGCCGGCGGAGTGCGGTTCGAGGGGTTGGACGAGGGACTGATGGTGCGCAACCTGCCCGGCGTGTTCTGCGCAGGGGAGATGCTGGATTGGGAAGCGCCGACTGGCGGCTATCTGCTGACGGCGTGTTTCGCCAGTGGATTGCGGGCGGGAAATGCGGCGGCTGATTGGCTGACGCGCCTGACCTGA
- a CDS encoding DUF2076 domain-containing protein: protein MNTEEQTLIDGLFGRLKQAEDSAQPRDVQAQARIEEHLRQQPAAPYYMAQAILVQEAAIKRLDEQNKQLEAELKQARAQLEASRPSGSGGGFLSSIFGAGARNPEPQRPVAAASNSTGGWREPAPQAYAPPPPQQGFGAAPAPARSGASSFLGGAMQTAAGVAGGVLLAQGISSLFNHNSQPEEIVEVIKEEPAPASDAGGWNDQDSQRQVADNGGWGNDQGGFADTDYSGGDDGGFFSDDDYV from the coding sequence ATGAACACTGAAGAACAAACCCTGATCGATGGCCTGTTCGGCCGTCTCAAGCAAGCCGAAGACTCGGCCCAGCCGCGCGATGTCCAGGCCCAGGCGCGCATCGAGGAGCACCTGCGCCAGCAGCCGGCGGCGCCGTACTACATGGCCCAGGCGATCCTGGTTCAGGAAGCGGCGATCAAGCGCCTGGACGAGCAGAACAAGCAGCTCGAGGCCGAGCTCAAGCAAGCGCGGGCGCAACTGGAGGCAAGTCGCCCCAGTGGCAGCGGCGGCGGTTTTCTTTCCAGCATCTTCGGCGCGGGAGCGCGCAACCCGGAGCCGCAGCGGCCGGTTGCAGCGGCTTCGAATTCCACAGGAGGCTGGCGTGAGCCGGCGCCGCAGGCTTATGCCCCGCCGCCACCGCAACAGGGTTTCGGTGCGGCGCCTGCTCCGGCGCGCAGCGGTGCCAGCAGCTTCCTCGGCGGGGCAATGCAGACTGCTGCGGGGGTGGCTGGTGGCGTGTTGCTGGCTCAAGGTATCAGTAGCCTGTTCAACCACAACTCGCAGCCTGAAGAAATCGTCGAGGTGATCAAGGAAGAGCCGGCGCCGGCCAGCGATGCTGGCGGCTGGAACGATCAGGACAGTCAGCGCCAGGTGGCCGACAACGGTGGCTGGGGCAATGACCAGGGCGGGTTCGCCGATACCGACTATAGCGGCGGCGACGATGGCGGCTTCTTCTCGGACGACGACTACGTCTGA
- a CDS encoding histone deacetylase family protein, which produces MPLPLIYHDDYSPEFPPDHRFPMDKFRLLRDHLVDSGLTTDAALLRPEICPNDILALAHDRAYIERYMNGELSREDQRRLGLPWSEALARRTVRAVGGSLLAAEQALQHGIACHLAGGTHHAHYDHPAGFCIFNDLAVISRYLLEAGRVHRVLIFDCDVHQGDGTARILHDTPEAITVSLHCEQNFPARKAQSDWDIPLPRGMHDGAYLKVVEDALNYLLPLYQPDLVLYDAGVDVHKDDALGYLQLTDAGLAARDEHVLRQCLGRDIPVVGVIGGGYSKDRQALARRHGILHHSAARVLGCAQ; this is translated from the coding sequence ATGCCCCTGCCGCTGATCTACCACGACGACTACAGCCCCGAATTCCCGCCGGACCATCGCTTCCCGATGGACAAGTTCCGCCTGTTGCGCGATCACCTGGTAGACAGCGGCCTGACCACCGACGCCGCCCTGCTGCGCCCTGAAATCTGCCCCAACGACATCCTCGCCCTGGCCCATGACCGCGCCTACATCGAGCGCTACATGAATGGCGAGCTGTCCCGCGAAGACCAGCGCCGCCTGGGCCTGCCCTGGAGCGAAGCGCTGGCCCGACGCACCGTGCGTGCGGTGGGTGGTTCGCTGCTGGCCGCCGAACAGGCGCTGCAGCATGGCATCGCCTGCCACCTGGCCGGCGGCACCCATCATGCCCACTACGACCACCCGGCCGGCTTCTGCATCTTCAACGACCTGGCGGTGATCAGCCGCTACCTGCTGGAAGCCGGCCGCGTACACCGGGTACTGATCTTCGACTGCGACGTGCATCAGGGTGACGGCACCGCGCGCATTCTCCACGACACGCCGGAGGCGATCACCGTATCGCTGCACTGCGAGCAGAACTTCCCGGCGCGCAAGGCCCAGAGCGACTGGGACATCCCCCTGCCCCGCGGCATGCATGACGGTGCCTATCTCAAGGTGGTCGAGGATGCGCTGAACTACCTGCTGCCGCTGTACCAGCCAGACCTGGTGCTGTATGACGCCGGCGTCGATGTGCACAAGGACGACGCCCTGGGCTACCTGCAACTGACCGACGCAGGCCTCGCTGCCCGCGACGAGCATGTGCTGCGTCAATGCCTGGGCCGCGACATCCCGGTGGTAGGGGTGATCGGTGGCGGCTACAGCAAGGACCGCCAGGCCCTGGCCCGGCGCCACGGCATCCTCCACCACAGCGCGGCGCGGGTGCTCGGTTGTGCACAATGA